A region from the Lolium perenne isolate Kyuss_39 chromosome 4, Kyuss_2.0, whole genome shotgun sequence genome encodes:
- the LOC127349105 gene encoding uncharacterized protein: MIKSTLWPGMKLAVGKQEYKDIIEASLGIHCLFDEAVLEVMWGLKNLIKFLVPDEELELTNEDCLQISQGMKLVLDRYGFEVDASLVNSGIIDMASTVYECDLFEDARVASLQNGSKQLEEVSGIDSKNWDRLKLATALKLICYPNDEIVTGDSEEMLSKSEAEQLVPTVLLLARGSR, encoded by the exons ATGATCAAGAGTACGCTCTGGCCTGGCATGAAACTTGCTGTTGGAAAACAGGAATATAAAGACATTATTGAAGCAAGTTTG GGAATTCACTGCCTGTTTGATGAAGCTGTGCTGGAAGTAATGTGGGGCTTGAAGAACCTTATCAAGTTTTTAGTGCCTGATGAAGAATTAGAACTGACTAATGAGGACTGCCTCCAGATTAGCCAAGGAATGAAACTGGTCCTGGATCGTTATGGCTTTGAGGTTGATGCCAGCTTG GTTAATTCAGGCATCATTGATATGGCATCTACCGTGTATGAATGTGATCTTTTTGAGGATGCACGTGTTGCATCGTTGCAGAATGGTAGCAAGCAGCTTGAAGAGGTATCAGGAATTGACTCTAAGAATTGGGATAGACTGAAACTTGCAACAGCTCTCAAGTTGATATGTTATCCTAATGATGAAATTGTGACTGGCGATTCAGAAGAG ATGCTGTCAAAGTCTGAGGCAGAACAATTGGTGCCGACGGTCCTCCTCCTCGCGCGTGGATCCCGTTGA